The following proteins come from a genomic window of Yinghuangia sp. ASG 101:
- a CDS encoding DUF6507 family protein, producing the protein MSGWDIDPLGVQEVLNTTIEAAEEIETWGEAYSGHLESAAYSAGTLDFGGEEAPEVGPVGDALARFAENTQEDVAYVAARAGASIQGAYDATVAYIEGDLDMAAQSQSKALEAPDVDLGGDDAEEGD; encoded by the coding sequence ATGTCGGGCTGGGACATCGACCCGCTGGGTGTCCAGGAGGTGCTGAACACCACCATCGAGGCCGCCGAGGAGATCGAGACCTGGGGGGAGGCTTACTCCGGGCATTTGGAGAGCGCCGCGTACTCCGCCGGGACACTGGACTTCGGCGGCGAGGAGGCTCCCGAAGTGGGCCCGGTGGGCGACGCGTTGGCGAGATTCGCGGAGAACACACAAGAGGACGTCGCCTACGTCGCGGCACGCGCGGGGGCATCGATTCAGGGCGCGTACGACGCCACGGTGGCCTACATCGAGGGAGATCTGGACATGGCCGCCCAAAGCCAGAGCAAGGCGTTGGAGGCTCCCGACGTCGACCTCGGCGGGGACGACGCGGAGGAGGGGGACTGA
- a CDS encoding DUF6177 family protein, whose translation MTTDLIALTHTMPDVWSLVAALMSGGPEPLVGVESERALIRLVDAEGRPLVFVEAPFPVHTPGEVERLLGIAADGPVWWTEVRAATSVRNAEALAGTIATRLVSLLGGSVWPPGAAAPDGGLGVVADIGPAAAQAAEQPAVDVLTDKVAAVIQDRPTVALTTWLADALRAAAASRRAFQLITSADARLTLPTRGALSGLPNRWVVRDGEGGYYDGLSGNELRWRDGSFQPLGRIARPFAEATAQADGTAERQLLLTCVTRQAATDTLLLGGAVEALWRVLAGTAPTGWGTSEPAGMPWSREELTGVARARAPRPSGFVVVGAPGDRALATLRTTRTESGVEEHVTFALGCPAGVDPPLGALHALADELVADHGLVSLLVQRRSARSDLTVPAHLEAAPAPEAFVLGPDAVRDTGFASAARPPTGVRPTRVGRKPRQGLWYPLRDEGWEGFQNLVSRLRPDEPARGHRES comes from the coding sequence ATGACCACGGACCTGATCGCCCTGACGCACACCATGCCCGACGTCTGGAGCCTGGTGGCCGCCCTCATGTCCGGCGGTCCGGAGCCACTGGTCGGCGTCGAGAGCGAGCGCGCGCTGATCCGGCTTGTGGACGCCGAGGGCCGCCCGCTCGTCTTCGTCGAGGCGCCCTTCCCGGTCCACACACCCGGCGAGGTCGAGCGCCTGCTCGGCATCGCGGCCGACGGCCCGGTGTGGTGGACGGAGGTGCGCGCGGCCACCAGTGTCCGGAACGCCGAGGCGTTGGCGGGCACGATCGCCACCCGGCTCGTCAGCCTGCTCGGCGGGTCGGTGTGGCCGCCCGGCGCCGCCGCGCCCGACGGCGGTCTCGGCGTGGTCGCGGACATCGGCCCGGCAGCCGCACAGGCCGCGGAGCAACCCGCCGTGGACGTGCTGACCGACAAGGTGGCCGCGGTCATCCAGGACCGGCCGACAGTGGCGTTGACCACGTGGCTCGCCGACGCCCTGCGGGCGGCTGCGGCCAGTCGGCGCGCGTTTCAGCTGATCACGTCGGCGGACGCCCGCTTGACCCTGCCCACGCGCGGCGCACTCTCCGGACTGCCCAACCGCTGGGTGGTGCGGGACGGCGAAGGCGGCTACTACGACGGGCTCTCCGGCAACGAACTCCGCTGGCGGGACGGCTCCTTCCAGCCCCTGGGACGCATCGCGCGACCATTCGCCGAGGCCACCGCCCAAGCGGACGGCACCGCCGAGCGGCAGCTCCTCCTCACCTGTGTGACACGCCAGGCGGCCACCGACACCCTCCTGCTCGGCGGTGCGGTCGAGGCGTTGTGGCGCGTCCTCGCCGGAACGGCTCCCACGGGGTGGGGCACCTCGGAGCCCGCCGGCATGCCGTGGTCGCGCGAGGAACTGACCGGTGTGGCCCGCGCCCGGGCTCCCCGGCCCTCGGGCTTCGTCGTCGTCGGTGCGCCCGGGGACCGCGCGCTCGCCACGCTGCGGACGACGCGTACCGAAAGCGGCGTGGAGGAGCATGTCACGTTCGCCCTCGGCTGCCCGGCCGGCGTGGACCCGCCTCTGGGGGCGTTGCACGCGCTGGCGGACGAACTGGTCGCCGACCACGGCCTGGTGTCCCTGTTGGTGCAGCGCCGAAGTGCCCGGTCCGACCTGACCGTTCCGGCCCATCTCGAAGCCGCCCCGGCGCCGGAGGCGTTCGTGCTCGGCCCGGACGCGGTCCGCGACACGGGTTTCGCGAGTGCCGCGCGGCCACCCACCGGAGTGCGCCCGACGCGCGTGGGCCGGAAGCCGCGGCAGGGGTTGTGGTACCCGTTGCGCGACGAGGGGTGGGAGGGGTTCCAGAATCTGGTGAGCCGTCTGCGGCCGGACGAACCGGCGCGCGGCCACCGGGAGTCCTGA
- a CDS encoding winged helix-turn-helix transcriptional regulator, translated as MSDTHTDVPSVISAPLPIPVPLEEHQACPVTDVLRRTGDRWSVLIMILLGKRSYRFNELHRSIEGISQRMLTRTLRGLERDGLVGRTVHPTLPPTVEYDLTPLGRTFLGPLSTLADWASRHGTDIAAARERHDNR; from the coding sequence ATGTCTGATACGCACACCGATGTGCCCTCCGTGATCAGCGCGCCGCTTCCGATCCCCGTGCCGCTGGAGGAGCATCAGGCCTGCCCGGTGACGGATGTGCTGCGGCGCACCGGCGACCGGTGGAGTGTGCTGATCATGATCCTGTTGGGCAAGCGCTCGTACCGGTTCAACGAACTGCACCGGTCCATCGAGGGCATCAGCCAGCGGATGCTGACCCGCACCCTGCGCGGCCTCGAACGCGACGGCCTGGTCGGCCGGACCGTCCATCCGACCCTCCCGCCGACGGTCGAGTACGACCTGACCCCCCTCGGCCGGACGTTCCTCGGACCGCTCTCCACCCTCGCGGACTGGGCGAGCCGACATGGCACGGACATCGCCGCCGCCCGAGAACGCCACGACAACCGCTGA